GCTTGCAGCACGGCCGGCGACAGCTGCTGGTTGCCGCGCCCAATCAGGTGCCCCTGGCCACCGATGGCGGTAAGAACAATCTTTACCGGATTTTCCGCATTCTCTTCGCGGTGGCGGCGAATGGCGTCTTCTATCTGCAGCGCGTTGACGTCTGCAGCCAACAGGTTGCCCCCCCGCCACAGATCCACCCCCAGCAGCGTGCCCTCGGCACCCAGCTCGGACAACACTGCCAGCGTGGTCGAGCCCGGACCAAAAATGTACAGGGTGTTCGGGTCCTGCTCGTCCATTTGCTCAATAATTCCAGCGGCGATGTCCGCCACTGCCAGCTCTTCTACTTCGCGCCCCGCATTTTTTACCGCCTGCAGAAAGTGCCCTTCTTCCGGCACCAGTAGCTCGCCGTAGTAGCGGGTACTCACTCGCCCTTCGCGAAACGATTTTTCATCAATATCACGCACTTCCCGCTGGTGCAGGTCCACCAGCTCCCCGGCCATCAGCCGTCTCAGCACTTCGCCACCGGCTTTTGGGGAAATGGCGAAGCAGGCGGAATGCATTTTCACTCCGGCGGGAATACCCAGTACCGGGAAGTTGTCCCCCAGGGCATTGACCATATTGCGCGCGGTGCCATCGCCACCGGCAAACACAATCAGGTCGGCACCCGCCGCGCGAATGGCATTGGCCGCAGCCTCGCTGTCCTCCGGGGTAGAGCGGCCGGACTCGGCAGCACCCACAACGGCCACAGTGAATCCCAGCGCGCGCGCTAGTGTCTCGCCCATGTCTCCGGCGAAGGTAACGATTTCCAGCGTGTCCGCAAATGGCAGCAGCGCCTGCAGGGCGATCTCGGCGCGCTTGTGCGACTGCGGTTGAATGCCGGCCTGCAGTGCACGCGCAACGGTGTCCACACCATCGCTGCCCTTCAGGCCCGCCGGGCCGCCGATACCGGCCCAGGGGTTGATGATCAGTCCAAGCTTTTTGAGTTTCACTTTAACCCCAGTATTTCCAGTTGCTTGCGTGTGGACGCATCCAGGTGCGGCGCCTCCAGCCGGTAGTGGGAGAACTCCAGCCGTTTGGGGTATTGCTTGCGCAGCTGGTCGAAGGCACTCGCCATCGACGGACCACCGGCCTGTGCGGCTTGTGCCGCCGCGCGCAACCGCTGGTCGTCGCCACGGGGGTCGTACATTGCCAGCAACAGCGCGCGGATCGCCGCAAAGCCAGTCTCCCGGGTGCTGATCACCCGCGGTGATGCGGAGGAATCTGCAGGTACATTCGCTAGTGGCAGCGCAAGCGAACGGCACAGGGCCTCGCGCACCATGCGCGTGCCCGCCAGTTTGCCGTCGTGGCTGTAGCCCGCAATGTGGGGGCTACCCAGATCCACCCGCGACAACAGGTCGAGGTCGATGTCCGGCTCGTTATCCCAAACATCCAGCACACAGGTAAACGGTCTCGCCTGCGCCAGCAGCGCGGACAGCGCGGCGTTATCAATCACCGCGCCGCGACCGGCACTGATCAGTACCGCGCCGGGTTTGATCGACGCCAGCGCCTGTTCATCCAGCAGGTGCAGGCTCGGATGTGCGCCGTCCCTGACCAGCGGCGCGTGCAGGCAGATCACATCCTGCTGCAGTACCGTTGCCAGTTCTGCCGCATCGGGGTTGCTTGCGAGCCAGGGATCATAAATTTTGCAGGAGACGCCCAGCGCGTGCAGTTTACGCTGCAGCGAACCGCCCACATTGCCGCAGCCGACAATACCGAAACTGCGATCGCGCCAGTCCACATCCAGTGCCGCCAGTGCACAGAAGACGTATTCCACCACCGAGTTCGCATTGCACCCCGGCGCAGCGCTCCAGTGAATACCCTGCTGCTCCAGCCAAACGGTATCCAGATGGTCGGTGCCGATGGTACAACTCCCCACGAAGCGCACCGGCGTACCCTCGAGCAATGCTTTATCCACCCGGGTCACCGAGCGCACCAGCAGAATGTCCGCGTCCGCCAGTTGCGCGCGGGTCATGTTGCGACCGGGCACCCGGGTGATGGT
This Microbulbifer sp. Q7 DNA region includes the following protein-coding sequences:
- a CDS encoding ATP-NAD kinase family protein; the protein is MKLKKLGLIINPWAGIGGPAGLKGSDGVDTVARALQAGIQPQSHKRAEIALQALLPFADTLEIVTFAGDMGETLARALGFTVAVVGAAESGRSTPEDSEAAANAIRAAGADLIVFAGGDGTARNMVNALGDNFPVLGIPAGVKMHSACFAISPKAGGEVLRRLMAGELVDLHQREVRDIDEKSFREGRVSTRYYGELLVPEEGHFLQAVKNAGREVEELAVADIAAGIIEQMDEQDPNTLYIFGPGSTTLAVLSELGAEGTLLGVDLWRGGNLLAADVNALQIEDAIRRHREENAENPVKIVLTAIGGQGHLIGRGNQQLSPAVLQAVGREHLMVVATKTKITELGGRPLLIDSGDPSLDASWGGFIPVVTGYRDEILYPLSGDGSGEMV
- a CDS encoding 4-phosphoerythronate dehydrogenase, with protein sequence MQDQSMRIVADENIPGLETWFADLGTITRVPGRNMTRAQLADADILLVRSVTRVDKALLEGTPVRFVGSCTIGTDHLDTVWLEQQGIHWSAAPGCNANSVVEYVFCALAALDVDWRDRSFGIVGCGNVGGSLQRKLHALGVSCKIYDPWLASNPDAAELATVLQQDVICLHAPLVRDGAHPSLHLLDEQALASIKPGAVLISAGRGAVIDNAALSALLAQARPFTCVLDVWDNEPDIDLDLLSRVDLGSPHIAGYSHDGKLAGTRMVREALCRSLALPLANVPADSSASPRVISTRETGFAAIRALLLAMYDPRGDDQRLRAAAQAAQAGGPSMASAFDQLRKQYPKRLEFSHYRLEAPHLDASTRKQLEILGLK